GGTTATAAGTCGCGGCGTTGCTGTGGAACCAATCGTGGGGAAAAGGAGAGATGAACTCGCTGGGATCATCCCCGCCCGCAATCATCGCCTTGCCAATGATGTCCGCGAGGTCCCAGCGTTTGAGGACATTGCCGGCCCGGTCGACTTCGAAATAGATGGACTCGAGTTGCTCAGGGGTATCCGGTTCCAAAAGCAGGCCGAACTTTCCGAAGTCGATATTGTGATCGAAAACAGTGGCGCCGGTGTCCTGGTAATTGTGGAGCAGGCTGACGGTGCCATCGAGCTCCACCCGATAGAGATCGGCGTGCCGGGTTTGATAGATGGCGCTATCGAAAAAGATGGAAGGTTTGTCCGGGAAGTTTGTCGGGGCAATCCAACGCAACGCACCGTCTGTATCGATGATCACCGGTTGGGCACCGCTGGGACACCCTCCCTTCACCAGCATGTAGTCATAGCTCAGGGTCCTGTCGTTCGTTCTGGGCTGCAGGAGCGTGGGACTGTCCAAACCGCAGGGATGAGTGTAGCCGGCGGTGGTGATCGTGGTGCTGGCCTCCTTCGAGGAGCCGTCGTTGAAATAATACTTTAGCGTAACCATGTTGCTGAAACCGGCGTAGAGTCCGTAGACAGGCAAGAGAATGTCCCCGGAACCGGCCTGCAAAAAGCCGCGCTCGATCAAGTAACTCCTCGCGTAGTTTCCTGACAAAGGCCGGGTGACCGAGCCAGCCTTCGGAGCGACGGTAAATTGGATGCCTTTGAGGTTGCTGGTGTCACTGACGTTCAGCGTCACCTGGCTAATGAACGGCGTGACCCCCGGTGCACTCCCCACGATGACGATGGTGGTGTCACCCGCCTGATCCGCCCTGGCGTCAGGAATCGGCGCAATCCCCAGGAGGACGACGACGATAAAACCGACAAAAAAGGTTTTCATGCGGCTGGCTAAGACTGTGCTGAGCGGCGTCGAGCGTTGGACCGATGTCGCTGGAAGATTATATAACGTTTGCACGGAATTAGCGAGTGTCCCGAAAACGGGCGCCGTTCGGAGCCCGGCCGGATTCCGGCAATCCCACCGCTCCGTTGCTTAGTCAAGTCCCGGGTGTTACCCTCGCCGCTCCGCGATGAGCCAGAATTACAAGGATAGTCTGAATCTGCCAAAAACGGATTTCCCGATGAAGGCAAACCTCGCCAGCCGCGAGCCGGAAATGCTCAAGCGATGGGAGGAGGCCGGACTTTATGGGCAAATCCAGGCGGCGCGCGCGGGAGCGGAGTTATTCGTTCTCCACGACGGGCCCCCCTTTGCGAATGGCGACGTGCATATGGGCACGGCGCTCAACAAAATCCTCAAGGATTTGGTCGTGAAATCGAAAACGATGGCTGGTTTTCGCGCGCCGTATCTGCCGGGCTGGGACTGCCACGGATTACCCATCGAATACAAAGTGGTGAAGGAGTCGCGCGGGTTGTCGCCGCTCGAAGTGCGGAAGCGATCGGAAGCGTTCGCGCGCAAATTCATCGACATCCAGCGCGGGCAATTCAAGCGGCTGGGCGTTTTTGGCCAATGGGAAAGGCCTTACCTCACGCTGAACCCTGAATACGAAGCCGAAATTCTCCGAGCCTTCGCCATTTTCGTGGAGAAAGGGCTCGTTTACGAGAGTCTCAAGCCGGTTTTCTGGAGCAGCGGCGCGCAAACGGCGCTGGCGGAAGCGGAGGTGGAATATCAGGACCGCCAGGACACGGCCGTTTATGTGAAGTTTCCGATTGTCTCCGGTGACCTCGCCGGAAAGGCGAGCATCGCGATCTGGACGACAACGCCATGGACGTTGCCGGCAAACCTCGCCATCGCTGTTCATCCGAAGGAGCTCTATGTCAGGCGCGAATTCCGGAAGGAGGGCGTTTCCGAGATGCTCGTGCTCGCCGCCTCGCTTGTGGAAGCATTTTGCGCCTCGACCGGGTTCGAGCCAACGGGCGAACCGGTCAGCTCATTTCCCGGCAGCCAGCTCGAGGGGGCGACGGCCCAGCATCCGTTCCTCCCGCGCACCGCGGCGCTGGTCGCGGCCGATTTTGTCACCATGGACTCGGGCACCGGAGCGGTGCACATCGCGCCGGGACATGGTGAGGAAGACTATTCGTTAGGCCGGGCCCGCGGACTGCAGATTCTTTCGCCGGTCGACGACCATGGGAAATTCACTGACGAAGCTGGGTTGCCTGACCTGACGGGCAAATATGTCTTCGACGCGAACCCCGACATCGTGGCCTTGCTGCGTTCGAAAGGGATGCTGCTCGCGGAACAGGTTTACCAGCATTCCTATCCGTATTGCTGGCGCTCGAAGACGCCGATCATCTTTCGCGCAGTCGAACAATTCTTCATCCGGATCGACGACCTGCGCGCGAACGCGCTGGCGGCCATCAAAGGAGTGAACTGGATTCCCGCCTGGGGCGAGAACCGCATCGCCGGCACGGTGGAATCACGGCCGGACTGGGTGATTTCCCGGCAGCGCAGCTGGGGAGTGCCGTTGCCGGTGTTCTATTCGGCCGGCGGCGAAACCATTCTTGATCCGAAATGGATCCGGAAACTGGCGGACGTCGTCGAAACGCGCGGCTCGAATGTCTGGTTCGAACTGGATGACGCGACCCTGGCCCGCGAGCTCGGTTTGCCGGAAGGAACGCGGCATCGCACCGACACGATCGATGTCTGGATCGATTCCGGCGTCTCGCATTACGCGGTCCTGCGGCCAAACCCTGAGCTGCGCGATCCGGCCGACATGTATCTCGAGGCGACCGATCAGCACCGCGGCTGGTTCCAGTCCTCGCTCATGACCAGCATCGCGTTGCACAATCGGTCCCCCTACAAAACCTGCGTCACACACGGCTTTGTGGTCGATGTCGACGGCAAGAAAATTTCGAAGTCGAGCAGCTACACGAAGCCGATGGACGCTGGCCATTTCGTGACGAAGCACGGCGCCGATATTGTGCGGCTCTGGGTCAGCAGCATCAATTACACGGACGACGTGCCATTTTCGGAGGAAATGTTTACCCGGCTCGGTGACACGTATCGGCGGATCAGGAACACATTGCGCATTCTGCTGGGGAATTTGTCTCCCCAAGGAGCGGCGCTTTCCCAACCGCCGTCTTTGAGCGTGACTCCAGAGGGCGGTTTGGAAAGCGCCCCTCCTTGGAGCTTCACGCTGGTCGATCGCTGGATTCTGGACCGGCTCGAGAACGTAATCGCGGAGTGCCGCGCCGCCTACGCCGCTTATGAATTCCACAAGGTGTACCACACGCTGAATCAATTCTGCGCCGTCGATCTCAGCAGCCTTTACATCGACATTACCAAGGATCGAATGTATTGCGATGCGCCCGATTCCCCCCGGCGCCGCGCTACCCAAAACGCGATGCGCCATATCTTTGACTCGCTCTGCCGGTTGTTGGCGCCGATCCTCGTTTTCACGGCGGAAGAAGCGTGGGGATACCTCGGCGGGTCCGATTCGGTCCACCTTCAGACGTTCCCTGGAGGAGATGCGCAGCGTCGAAGTCCGAAGGTAGTGGAACAAGTCACGGACCTGTTGAGTCTGCGCGCGCTGATCGGCCAGGCGGTGGAACGCGCGCGCCAGGAGAAGCTGATCGGCAATGCCCTCGAAGCCGCGGTCACGTTAACTTGCGACGAAGCGATCGTCGGCGCGATTCCGAAAGAGGAGCTCGAGGAATTCTTTATCCTCAGCGATCTGACTTTGCAGCCGGGCAAGGAATCGGCCGCTTCCATTTCCAAAACCAGCCACCAAAAATGCGCGCGCTGCTGGCGGCACCGGCCCACGGTCGGGAAGAGCTCCGCGCATCCGGATTTGTGCGATCGCTGCGAGGTAGTCGTCACGGCGTAATCCAAATGAAATACATCCTTTTGCTGTCGTTGCCGCTCTACGCGCTCGACCAAATCACCAAGGGACTCGTCCTGCGTAACATCCACCCCGACGACCTGCGGGTCATCATTCCGGATTTCTTCAGTATCGTGAATATCACCAACGACGGGGCGGCGTTCGGATCGTTCAAGAACAACAACACGTTTTTTATCGTGCTGTCGTGCGTTGCGTTTTCGGTGGTGTTTGCCTTGCTTGTCCGGCGCCGTTCCCGCGACATTCTGCGCGACGTTTCGCTGGCCTTGCTACTCGCCGGGATCATGGGCAACCTGACCGACCGTTTTCTGCACGGTCACGTCATCGATTTCGCGCTCTTCGATCTGCATGTCCCGTTCGCGCACCCCTGGCCCGCGTTCAATGTCGCCGACTCATGTA
This Chthoniobacterales bacterium DNA region includes the following protein-coding sequences:
- the lspA gene encoding signal peptidase II — encoded protein: MKYILLLSLPLYALDQITKGLVLRNIHPDDLRVIIPDFFSIVNITNDGAAFGSFKNNNTFFIVLSCVAFSVVFALLVRRRSRDILRDVSLALLLAGIMGNLTDRFLHGHVIDFALFDLHVPFAHPWPAFNVADSCIFIAVFCFIIHSFRKRKET
- a CDS encoding aryl-sulfate sulfotransferase; its protein translation is MKTFFVGFIVVVLLGIAPIPDARADQAGDTTIVIVGSAPGVTPFISQVTLNVSDTSNLKGIQFTVAPKAGSVTRPLSGNYARSYLIERGFLQAGSGDILLPVYGLYAGFSNMVTLKYYFNDGSSKEASTTITTAGYTHPCGLDSPTLLQPRTNDRTLSYDYMLVKGGCPSGAQPVIIDTDGALRWIAPTNFPDKPSIFFDSAIYQTRHADLYRVELDGTVSLLHNYQDTGATVFDHNIDFGKFGLLLEPDTPEQLESIYFEVDRAGNVLKRWDLADIIGKAMIAGGDDPSEFISPFPHDWFHSNAATYNRADDSVLFSSRESFVICLDYKTDEIKWILGDTTKKWYQFPSLAKYALTVPAGSLPPIGQHALSITFDQNLLLFDNGSASQFQMPPGENRSYTTVRKYRLDLEAKTATEVWNYDRGQVISSPFCGSIYEDAPLNYVIDYAMVGFPGPPAPTAQLLGLDASGKLIFAYQYATFACNMAYNTVPLHLENTAFPAVGPQALNLSTRGMVGTGANALIGGFIVTGNEAKTVVLRALGPSLSNTGLAGALADPVITLYDASGAVIATNDNWGSGPQASQITAEGLAPSAPAESALRATLA
- the ileS gene encoding isoleucine--tRNA ligase; translated protein: MKANLASREPEMLKRWEEAGLYGQIQAARAGAELFVLHDGPPFANGDVHMGTALNKILKDLVVKSKTMAGFRAPYLPGWDCHGLPIEYKVVKESRGLSPLEVRKRSEAFARKFIDIQRGQFKRLGVFGQWERPYLTLNPEYEAEILRAFAIFVEKGLVYESLKPVFWSSGAQTALAEAEVEYQDRQDTAVYVKFPIVSGDLAGKASIAIWTTTPWTLPANLAIAVHPKELYVRREFRKEGVSEMLVLAASLVEAFCASTGFEPTGEPVSSFPGSQLEGATAQHPFLPRTAALVAADFVTMDSGTGAVHIAPGHGEEDYSLGRARGLQILSPVDDHGKFTDEAGLPDLTGKYVFDANPDIVALLRSKGMLLAEQVYQHSYPYCWRSKTPIIFRAVEQFFIRIDDLRANALAAIKGVNWIPAWGENRIAGTVESRPDWVISRQRSWGVPLPVFYSAGGETILDPKWIRKLADVVETRGSNVWFELDDATLARELGLPEGTRHRTDTIDVWIDSGVSHYAVLRPNPELRDPADMYLEATDQHRGWFQSSLMTSIALHNRSPYKTCVTHGFVVDVDGKKISKSSSYTKPMDAGHFVTKHGADIVRLWVSSINYTDDVPFSEEMFTRLGDTYRRIRNTLRILLGNLSPQGAALSQPPSLSVTPEGGLESAPPWSFTLVDRWILDRLENVIAECRAAYAAYEFHKVYHTLNQFCAVDLSSLYIDITKDRMYCDAPDSPRRRATQNAMRHIFDSLCRLLAPILVFTAEEAWGYLGGSDSVHLQTFPGGDAQRRSPKVVEQVTDLLSLRALIGQAVERARQEKLIGNALEAAVTLTCDEAIVGAIPKEELEEFFILSDLTLQPGKESAASISKTSHQKCARCWRHRPTVGKSSAHPDLCDRCEVVVTA